The nucleotide window CGAAGACAAAAAAAAGGCTTAGTAAAAACTAAGCCTTTCATTATTTATTTTGTTTGGTGATTCTGGTCGTTTCTGTGTTCCATTATTTCAAGATTTGCATCTACAAAATAAGCACTTCCGAAACCATTCACGTACGCACCTTTCACAGGATGAAGCGCCACTAAGATGAAATCTGTCATTTCATTAAGAACATCTACAATCTTACCGTGTCTTTCTTTCAATTGTCCTACAACGTTGGTCCATTCAGCAGAATCTCTTTCGATTTGAGAAGTAGAAACTTCAACTGTCAATCTTTCTCTTGCATAAACTTGTTTCGTCGCAGACTCATCCTCGATAAACATCGCAGAAACTTTTCTACCTTCCGAAAGATTCTTCGTGTGTTTTGCCATAAAAGAAACCAAAATGTAGAATTTGTTGTCAATCTCTACAAACGGCGCGTAGCTTGCGTTCGGCGTTCCTTCTGCATCTACTGTTGCCAAAGTAACGCTAAGTGTTTTAGCGATTAATTCTTTTACTTTCGGCGCAACTGGTTTTGCTTGTCTTTGGGCATCTTGCGTGTGTGTACTTTCACTCATAATGTAAATTTATTTTTGAATAGATATTAATTTTAATGTTAATGAAAATCGATTAAGAAAGATAAGTTCAATGTTTATCAGTCCTAACTACTTTGCAAAAGTAACTATTTAGAATTAGAATAAATAATTTTTACCAATGTATAATTTCATATAATGGATCCGGTTTCTTAATTTTTATATCTTAATTATATATTGTAATTTTGCACTATAGTTTAAAGAACTGATTTTTAAATTTATTTCATTATAAATATGAGTACAACAACACAATACGTTCCTTATAAAGTTAAGGATATTTCCTTAGCAGAATGGGGAAGAAAAGAAATCACTTTGGCGGAAGCTGAGATGCCAGGTTTGATGTCTATCCGTGAAGAATTCGGACCATCTCAACCACTTAAAGGTGCTAGAATCGCAGGATGTCTTCATATGACAATCCAGACTGCAGTTTTGATCGAGACTTTGGTAGCACTTGGTGCTGAGGTGACTTGGTCTTCTTGCAACATCTTCTCTACTCAGGACCACGCTGCGGCTGCGATTGCTGCTGCTGGAATCCCGGTTTACGCTTGGAAAGGTCTAAACGAAGAAGATTTTGACTGGTGCATAGAGCAGACTCTTTTCTTTGGTGAAGACAGAAAACCATTGAATATGATCCTTGATGACGGCGGCGATTTGACCAATATGGTTTTTGACAGATACCCAGAATTCACAAAAGATATCAAAGGACTTTCTGAAGAAACCACAACCGGTGTTCACAGATTGTACGAAAGAATGAAAAACGGAACTTTGGTAATGCCTGCAATCAACGTAAATGATTCTGTTACCAAATCTAAATTCGATAACAAATACGGTTGTAAAGAATCTGCAGTAGATGCTGTAAGAAGAGCGACAGACCTTATGTTGGCTGGAAAAAGAGTTGTAGTTTGCGGCTACGGAGACGTAGGAAAAGGAACTGCGGCTTCTTTCAGAGGAGCTGGTTCTATCGTAACTGTAACTGAGATTGACCCGATCTGTGCGCTACAAGCGGCAATGGACGGATACGAAGTGAAAAGATTGGACACAGTAGTTGACAACGCAGACATCATCATCACGACGACTGGAAATTACAACATCGTAAGAGGAAACCACTTCCTTAAAATGAAAGACAAAGCAGTAGTTTGTAACATCGGTCACTTCGACAACGAGATCGATATGGCTTGGTTGAACGAAAACTACGGTCACACAAAGTCAGAAGTGAAGCCTCAAGTTGACATCTACACCATCGAAGGTAAAGAAGTGATCATCCTTGCAGAAGGAAGATTGGTAAACCTTGGTTGCGCAACTGGCCACCCAAGTTTTGTAATGTCTAACTCATTCAGTAACCAGACTTTGGCTCAAATCGAACTTTGGACAAACTCAGAAGCTTACGGAAACGAAGTTTATATGTTGCCAAAACATTTGGACGAGAAAGTAGCAGAATTGCACCTTAAGAAATTAAGCGTAGAATTAGAAACCCTTACACCAGAACAAGCAGATTACATCGGCGTTGACGTGAAAGGACCTTTCAAACCAGAATACTACAGATACTAAATGCTGGAAGTCAGAAGTCGGAAGATGGATGACAAAAATATATTTAACAACGCTTCAGATTTTTCTGGAGCGTTTTTTTATCCCCAAAACTCACAAACCCTACAACTCTCCAAATCCCATACTCTCCAGCCCAATCAGGAGCTATTTCCCGCTATCCGCTATTACTCCTCGCGCCATTGCTCTCCAACCCCAAACCCACCAATTCTCCAACCCAACTGTGGGGTAACCGCTACTATCGGGGCTATGGGTTTTCTCTTTGAAAGAAATTATCTCAACAAATCTCAACGACTTCAATTGATTTATCAAAAAAAGAATATATTTGATATTATAAAATCATTAAAAAACAAAAACTAATGGCAAAACAAAAAGTGTCAAATGCTTTCGTAGCAGCATCTTGGGTCGCTTTGGGCGCAGGAATGATTGGTTTCATCACAGGACTTGCACGCGCCGATATGGAACTGAACGAGAAAGGCTACTACTTCACCATCCTACTCTATGGCTTGTTCGCAGTCGTTTCTTTGCAGAAAGCCGTTCGTGACAAGATGGAAAATATCAAAGTGACCGACATCTATTACGGACTTTGTTGGTTCGCCACATTATCATCGATCGTTCTTCTAGTAATCGGACTTTGGAACGCAACGATTCTCCCAAGTGAAAAAGGATTTTATGCCTTTGCATTTTTGCTCGCCCTTTTCGGAGCGATTGCAGTTCAGAAAAATACGCGTGACAATATGCTGGAAGATTAAAAAGTAATAAAACTATATCAGCAAAAACCTCTCAAATTATTGGGAGGTTTTTATATTTTTGAAAAAAACTAGCTTAACTAAATGAAAAAACTGATTCTACTTTTATTTGCCTTTATTGTATTAAGTTCTTGCACAGTCAATGGCTGGGGAGATGATTCTGAAAAAATGCCAGACCATTATCGTTATCGGGTAAAAACCTTAGATAGCTTTCAAAATTTAAATCAAAATTTTATATATAAAATTACGGGAGAGCAACTATCCGAGGAACTTAAAAATCATCCAAAAGCAATTGTATATATCTTTACAAACGGCTCTTATTTGAGACTAAAGCCATTACAAGAGTTTATTGATTTTGCCAAGGAAAAAGATTACAAATTGTTCTTTGTGATGGATGGCTATATGAATCTACGTCAAACCCTAGAAGAGCTAAGCAGCAATCCATCTCCAATATTTGTTATTAATAGAAACGCTGATGAAGATAATTTCAAGCCAAGTTATGTAAGTCGTTTTGAAAATAGACTTAACGTCAATATCTTTGTAAAAGACAAAAAGATAACCTGCTTTAATTGCCTTCTCTATTTTGAAAATGGTGCGTTCATCAAAAGAATTGAAGAATACTCTGGCACAAAACCAAGAAACAAAATTACATTCAATGGCAAATAAGCTTTTAGTTATAACTCTGTAATTAGTACCTTGCAGTTTCAAAAAATTTCAAAAAAAATGGAATATTCTCAACTGGAACCAAAAGTGATCTGGAAAAACTTCGAGGCACTTAATTCCGTTCCAAGACCTTCAAAAAAAGAAGAAAAAGTTATAAAATTCATAAAGGAATTCGGTGAAAAACTGGGATTGCCAACAACCGTTGACGAAGCTGGAAATGTCATCATCACAAAACCCGCAACAGCAGGAATGGAAAACCGTCAGCCAATCGTGATGCAATCGCACCTAGATATGGTTTGCCAAAAAAACAACGACGTCGATTTTGACTTCGAAACCCAAGGCATTCAAATGTTTGTGGATGGTGATTGGGTGAAGGCAAATGGGACAACACTTGGGGCAGACAATGGTCTGGGCGTTGCAACAATTATGTCGATTCTTGAAAGTGACGATATTCCTCATCCAGATCTGGAAGCACTTTTCACCATAGATGAAGAAACAGGAATGACTGGAGCTTTAGCTTTGAAACCTGGACAATTGAAAGGCGAAATTCTATTAAATTTAGATACTGAGGAAGATGATGAGATCGATATCGGTTGTGCTGGTGGCGTAGATGTGACAGCTTCTGCGAAATTCGATTTGAATGATTCCAAAGGCGAAACTTTCAAGATCGAGATCAAAGGTTTGCAAGGCGGACACTCTGGAATGGACATTATCAAAGGGCTTGGTAATTCCAACAAATTATTGGGCAGATTTTTATTCTCAGCTTTAGAAAATCAAATTCAGCTAAGCTCAATCGATGGTGGAAGTTTGAGAAACGCTATTCCAAGAGAGGCAAATGCTACTTTCACGGTAGAAAATTCGTCTGAATTTTTTAAGAATGTAGAGCAATTAAAATCTGAAATATTAGAGGAGTTTGCATCATTGGAAAAAGATCTAACAATTAATATTGAAAAAATAGATTTACAGGAAAAAGTAATTTCTGTTGAAAATTCTAAACAAATAATTTTCGCGATCAATGCGGCTCACAACGGTGTTTTCCGAATGAGTCCAGATGTGGAAGGTCTGGTAGAAGCCTCCAACAATGTTGCACGAGTTGAACTTAAAAATGGAGAGATCAAAATCCTTAATCTCACAAGATCCTCCGTAGAATCTACGAAATGGGAAGTTGCCAACCAACTGAAATCTGCGTTCGAAAGCAACGGTTTGCAAACGGAATTTGGTGGTTCATATCCAGGTTGGAAACCGAAGCCAGATGCAGAGATCATCAAAGTGATGACGGATCTTTATGAAAACAACTTCGGCGAAAAACCAATGGTGGTTGCTTGCCACGCCGGTTTGGAATGTGGCATCATCGGAGCCAACTATCCAAAAATGGAAATGGTAAGTTTTGGACCGACGATCAAAGGTGCACATTCGCCAGATGAGCGAGCTAGCATCTCATCAACTCAAAAATTCTGGAAGTACACACAAGAAATTTTGAAAAATATTCCCGTAAAAAAATAGGAACAATATCGAAATCCAGCAGAAATGCTGGATTTTTTGTTTTAATCTGATTTATTTAAAAAATCAACAATTTAATAGACTTAGTATTAATTTAAATTTAAAAAAAACATTACTTTAGCAAACAAATTAATATTGGAATATATGAAAAAACAATTACTCTGTATTGGCATACTGGGCTTGCTTTTGGGATCTACAAACGATTTCTCCGCTCAGAGCTACATCAATAAAAAAATCAAAGACGAGAAAGGAAATCTCAGTCTGATAACCTTCAACCAGAATAGCAACCTCACCTCATCTTCCGCTAACTCTATTTTTGCTGAAGTTCTAAAATTAGCGCCTAATGTCGAATTAAGACTGAGTCAAAATTTAGCAGACGGAAAATTCTCCGATGAGAAATACAAGATGTTCCTTAATAATATTCCAGTGGAATTTGGCGGTTACAATCTTCATTACAAAGATGGAAAACTGACAAGTATGAACGGGGAAATCTTCTCCACAGAAAATACAAAGACCACTCCTAGATTAACCTCTCTGGATGCTTTCCAAAAAGCAATTACTAGCGTGAATGCTAAAAAATATATGTGGGAAGATGCTGCCTATGTTGCAGATAACAAATATAAAAAACCAGAAGGACAATTGGTTCTATTGCCTGTACAGACCAATGCGGGCGAAACTAAACTTTACCTAGCTTATAAATTTGATATTTATGCGGCAGAGCCAATCAGCAGAGCAATCATCTATGTGGATGCAATAGATGGTAGAATTATTTTTTCAAATGCTGTTTTGAAACATCAAAGCCAGGATCTCATTCCAAACAAATCAATAAAGCAAACCCCAATTGCTATAAAAACTGACTATAAGAATCCTCTAATTTTCGAAACCGGAAACGCCGATACAAAATATAGCGGTGCAAAATCAATAGAAACCACATTGTCTGCTGGAAGCTACATTTTGCAAGACGCAACCAGAGGAAATGGTGTAAAAACCTACAACCTGAAAAAGTCATCTACCATCAGTACTGCCGTTGACTTTAAGGATAACGATAACAATTGGACTTCTGCCGAACATAACAATTCAACCTTTGACAATGCTGCTTTGGACGCGCATTGGGGAGTTGAAAAAACTTACGACTATTTTAAAACAACCTTTAACAGAAACAGTTATGATAATGCCGGCGCAGTTTTAAAAAGCTATGTTCACTATGGTAGCAGCTACGAGAATGCAGGCTGGTCCGGAACAGAGATGATCTACGGTGATGGCGCAACAAGATTCCGACCATTAACGGCATTTGACGTGACAGCTCATGAATTAGGGCACGCCGTTTGCGAATACACTGCAGACCTTGCTTATCAGAGAGAATCTGGCGCGATGAACGAAGGTTTTTCTGATATCTGGGGCGCAGTTGTGGAACACAAATATGCGCCTGAAAAACAGAATTTCCTAATTGGAGAAGATATCACAATTGCATCTCCCGGCCATCTGAGATCTATGGATAATCCAAAAGTTGCCTTGTCTCCACAGCCAGATACTTATCGCGGTATCAACTGGAAAGCTGCGACAGTAGAAGAAGGCTGCGCAACACCAAGTGGAGGAAGTTTTGGAAATGACTATTGCGGCGTGCATACCAACAGTGGTGTTCTTAATCATTGGTTCTACATTCTCGTGATGGGAAAAACAGGAACCAATGATCTTGGTAAATCATATAATGTAACAGGA belongs to Chryseobacterium sp. KACC 21268 and includes:
- a CDS encoding pyridoxamine 5'-phosphate oxidase family protein, whose translation is MSESTHTQDAQRQAKPVAPKVKELIAKTLSVTLATVDAEGTPNASYAPFVEIDNKFYILVSFMAKHTKNLSEGRKVSAMFIEDESATKQVYARERLTVEVSTSQIERDSAEWTNVVGQLKERHGKIVDVLNEMTDFILVALHPVKGAYVNGFGSAYFVDANLEIMEHRNDQNHQTK
- the ahcY gene encoding adenosylhomocysteinase is translated as MSTTTQYVPYKVKDISLAEWGRKEITLAEAEMPGLMSIREEFGPSQPLKGARIAGCLHMTIQTAVLIETLVALGAEVTWSSCNIFSTQDHAAAAIAAAGIPVYAWKGLNEEDFDWCIEQTLFFGEDRKPLNMILDDGGDLTNMVFDRYPEFTKDIKGLSEETTTGVHRLYERMKNGTLVMPAINVNDSVTKSKFDNKYGCKESAVDAVRRATDLMLAGKRVVVCGYGDVGKGTAASFRGAGSIVTVTEIDPICALQAAMDGYEVKRLDTVVDNADIIITTTGNYNIVRGNHFLKMKDKAVVCNIGHFDNEIDMAWLNENYGHTKSEVKPQVDIYTIEGKEVIILAEGRLVNLGCATGHPSFVMSNSFSNQTLAQIELWTNSEAYGNEVYMLPKHLDEKVAELHLKKLSVELETLTPEQADYIGVDVKGPFKPEYYRY
- the yiaA gene encoding inner membrane protein YiaA, producing MAKQKVSNAFVAASWVALGAGMIGFITGLARADMELNEKGYYFTILLYGLFAVVSLQKAVRDKMENIKVTDIYYGLCWFATLSSIVLLVIGLWNATILPSEKGFYAFAFLLALFGAIAVQKNTRDNMLED
- a CDS encoding aminoacyl-histidine dipeptidase; translated protein: MEYSQLEPKVIWKNFEALNSVPRPSKKEEKVIKFIKEFGEKLGLPTTVDEAGNVIITKPATAGMENRQPIVMQSHLDMVCQKNNDVDFDFETQGIQMFVDGDWVKANGTTLGADNGLGVATIMSILESDDIPHPDLEALFTIDEETGMTGALALKPGQLKGEILLNLDTEEDDEIDIGCAGGVDVTASAKFDLNDSKGETFKIEIKGLQGGHSGMDIIKGLGNSNKLLGRFLFSALENQIQLSSIDGGSLRNAIPREANATFTVENSSEFFKNVEQLKSEILEEFASLEKDLTINIEKIDLQEKVISVENSKQIIFAINAAHNGVFRMSPDVEGLVEASNNVARVELKNGEIKILNLTRSSVESTKWEVANQLKSAFESNGLQTEFGGSYPGWKPKPDAEIIKVMTDLYENNFGEKPMVVACHAGLECGIIGANYPKMEMVSFGPTIKGAHSPDERASISSTQKFWKYTQEILKNIPVKK
- a CDS encoding M4 family metallopeptidase, producing the protein MKKQLLCIGILGLLLGSTNDFSAQSYINKKIKDEKGNLSLITFNQNSNLTSSSANSIFAEVLKLAPNVELRLSQNLADGKFSDEKYKMFLNNIPVEFGGYNLHYKDGKLTSMNGEIFSTENTKTTPRLTSLDAFQKAITSVNAKKYMWEDAAYVADNKYKKPEGQLVLLPVQTNAGETKLYLAYKFDIYAAEPISRAIIYVDAIDGRIIFSNAVLKHQSQDLIPNKSIKQTPIAIKTDYKNPLIFETGNADTKYSGAKSIETTLSAGSYILQDATRGNGVKTYNLKKSSTISTAVDFKDNDNNWTSAEHNNSTFDNAALDAHWGVEKTYDYFKTTFNRNSYDNAGAVLKSYVHYGSSYENAGWSGTEMIYGDGATRFRPLTAFDVTAHELGHAVCEYTADLAYQRESGAMNEGFSDIWGAVVEHKYAPEKQNFLIGEDITIASPGHLRSMDNPKVALSPQPDTYRGINWKAATVEEGCATPSGGSFGNDYCGVHTNSGVLNHWFYILVMGKTGTNDLGKSYNVTGIGWDKAEKIVYKLESTYLTANSTFKNARDYGVQVAKELFGDKTPEAIATQDAFYAVGIGARYLATPDTTPPTVPTNLVASNIKGTSANLTWNASTDNEDMDGYIIYKDGTEIARTSTLTYKVTGLSRQTTYNFTVKAKDVYDNISATSNVATVTTTNQVEYCASAGTNTADEKIKRVVFADIDNTSTGTAGYEDFTHISTNLTESKSYPISITPVWTSTVYNEAYSVFIDWNGDGDFDDANEKAFTQTITKNTPVTGTINVPAGISFDLPIVMRVSMKFNAVPTACENFSYGQVEDYTLIVKKLLAVSDVNKTNEMAIYPNPVREVINIQSKDSSELSYQIYNTAGQVVLSGKSSDKKINAQRLTSGNYILELINKEGVKSTQKFIKK